A genomic window from Lotus japonicus ecotype B-129 chromosome 1, LjGifu_v1.2 includes:
- the LOC130749185 gene encoding uncharacterized protein LOC130749185 has product MKPRRQGRSEEMEQKHESSPHCKRIGRLRREKARRAQASDVRLQNDCLQEELKYYRLRQWNEEAKKAEAAAKVEPFSIAVREVTLPDGMRNLALETYDGRIDPKDHLFQFNEKMAVNTASDAVKCKMLPFTFRGAAMAWFMTLPQGSIAKFRDLSSKFLVQFSAGTIEDLFDIRQRERETLKQYMERYNAASTKFEELEYRTCVCVFKSGLMVGKLSCELSRKPARSMTEVRARARDYILEEEDDAYKRKRVRAAKVSLARKRIQDKEASNVRKVKEVGQFIKKFKGKLLCSGKESIKCKLPRQTTNSRRRRRPGWHSSEELAKSLQEATFAKTGEDGKCRIDPWHEVKGWSQWCEYHNLEGHNTSDCLSLKGQVRQLIRARQPRVTGHGLDRDQRDSRRRAPIASKGKMNTVRGKEAEEAVNDKGGASDETANIIAGGFDEGDSTSTARRKQVRVVASAQEYPAPFGCQHPDIVISLADFEGIKAHTDDPLVVMVRINGFNVQRVLLDQGSSVDIIYGAHLDSWVNRQGFDAIYRKPGRFFGKASSGARLCGFGHNLWSGRGR; this is encoded by the coding sequence ATGAAGCCACGCCGCCAAGGGCGTAGTGAGGAAATGGAGCAGAAGCACGAATCCTCACCGCACTGCAAAAGGATAGGGAGGCTGCGCCGCGAAAAAGCGCGACGGGCACAAGCTAGCGACGTGAGATTGCAAAACgattgtttgcaagaagaatTGAAGTATTACCGCCTCAGGCAGTGGAATGAAGAGGCGAAGAAGGCTGAAGCTGCTGCGAAAGTCGAGCCGTTCTCAATAGCGGTGAGAGAGGTGACCCTACCGGATGGCATGAGAAACCTTGCGTTGGAGACGTACGATGGGCGAATCGATCCAAAAGACCATTTGTTTCAGTTCAATGAGAAGATGGCGGTGAACACGGCTTCTGACGCCGTGAAGTGCAAGATGCTTCCATTTACATTTCGAGGTGCGGCAATGGCTTGGTTTATGACTCTGCCTCAAGGATCCATAGCGAAATTTCGCGACCTCTCGTCCAAATTCCTTGTCCAGTTCTCTGCAGGAACGATCGAAGATTTGTTCGATATTAGGCAGAGGGAGCGAGAAACCTTGAAGCAGTACATGGAGCGGTACAATGCTGCGTCCACGAAGTTCGAGGAATTGGAGTATCGGACGTGCGTGTGCGTTTTCAAAAGCGGTTTGATGGTAGGAAAGCTGAGCTGCGAGCTGAGTAGGAAACCAGCGCGCTCGATGACGGAAGTTCGGGCCCGAGCAAGAGACTACATCCTAGAAGAAGAGGACGACGCATATAAGAGGAAACGCGTGAGGGCAGCAAAGGTGTCACTGGCGAGAAAACGGATACAGGATAAGGAGGCAAGTAATGTGCGGAAGGTTAAGGAAGTTGGCCAATTCATTAAGAAGTTCAAGGGAAAACTACTCTGTTCGGGAAAAGAGAGCATAAAGTGTAAGCTTCCTCGGCAGACAACTAACTCTCGCCGGCGACGGAGGCCGGGGTGGCACTCGAGTGAGGAATTGGCAAAGTCGCTCCAGGAAGCGACGTTCGCGAAAACCGGCGAGGATGGCAAATGCAGAATCGATCCTTGGCACGAGGTAAAGGGCTGGTCCCagtggtgtgaatatcacaACTTGGAAGGTCATAACACCAGTGACTGTTTATCGCTGAAGGGCCAAGTTAGGCAGCTGATCAGGGCGAGGCAACCACGGGTGACAGGTCACGGATTAGACAGGGACCAACGTGATAGCCGAAGGCGAGCGCCAATCGCAAGTAAAGGGAAGATGAATACGGTGAGGGGAAAGGAAGCGGAGGAAGCTGTCAATGACAAAGGCGGGGCGTCAGACGAAACGGCCAACATAATCGCAGGGGGCTTTGACGAGGGCGACAGCACATCGACGGCGAGGCGGAAGCAAGTAAGGGTGGTAGCATCGGCACAGGAGTATCCAGCTCCATTTGGGTGCCAACACCCGGATATAGTAATATCGTTagcagattttgagggaatcaaGGCCCATACAGATGATCCGTTggtggtaatggtaagaattAATGGTTTCAATGTGCAGAGGGTGCTATTGGACCAAGGCAGCTCAGTGGATATCATCTACGGAGCGCATTTGGACAGTTGGGTTAACAGACAAGGATTTGATGCCATATACAGGAAACCTGGTAGGTTTTTCGGGAAAGCAAGTTCAGGTGCGCGACTATGTGGATTTGGACACAACCTTTGGAGTGGGCGAGGACGCTGA